The Canis lupus familiaris isolate Mischka breed German Shepherd chromosome 7, alternate assembly UU_Cfam_GSD_1.0, whole genome shotgun sequence nucleotide sequence GTTTATTTAGGAGCTCTCTGGACTACATGAGATAAGATGTAGAATTCTACTTTAAAGAATTCTCTACTTTAAAGAATTCTCTACTTTAAAGAATTCTCTCATCTAGattctcatttattgctggtggaaatgcaaataagtgaaactactttggaaaataattgggCATGATCTAGTAAGATAGCACATGTACCTAATCTGTAATGCAGCAGTTCTACTTTTACCttaagagaaattaattttttgctAGTGTTGTACCAAAAGACATGTATGAGTGTTTTAGTGATTGTgatatttcaagaagaaatttaGTTCAAATGTCTAGTTGagcatatttattaaaatgtatttatattctgGAATACTACAAGAATAAGCTAAgcaacaaatatataaacattaaactttttttatgattttatttactcattgagagagacacaggcagagacacaggcagagggagaagcaggttccctgtagggagcctgatatgggacttaatcctaggaccttgggatcacacacgccctgaggcaaaggcaaaggcagacactcaacccctgagccatccaggcatccccactaaactgtttttgaatgaaaaaagccaCAAACATGAGTAAACCTCAAAAACatactgagtggaaaaaaaaaaaaaaaaaacaggaggccATTCATAAAAAACTACCATTTTGTTCCAGTCCTTTTTTATGAAATTCTACAACAGACAACTATATCAATAGTACATAATGTTGCCTGAAGCAGGGAAGCAGAGGTTGACTGCAGAGACGTGTAGAAGTGTAGAACGTTTTGGGATGATGGAAGTGTTCTATATCTTGGCTGTAGTGGTGGTTGAATGGGTGTATTCATTTGTCAAAAGTCATCAACCCAAGTTGGATGTATTTTATCTCCTTTAAGTTCAACCTCAATataaagtgtttaaaattttaaaagacaatttatagaggaattcaaaacatatttttccatttgtgtgaagttcaaaaccagacaaagctAAACGTCTAGTTTAGGTTGGTAATGTgataaaatagtaaagaaaagtGAGATTCTTGACAAATTAAGGTTGGAAGTTGCATTCAGTCAGGGATAGGCACTCAAGGCTTCAGAGTCATTGGTAACATGTTCATAAACAGGATAGTGGTTGTAGATGTTCATCTTAATGATTTTTCAGCTCCTTAAAATGTAGGTAACAGGTATTCCACACTTGATATATTTCACAGTGGAAGTTTCTAAAAGTTTCTAAAAAGTAACAAGgagcacctggggagctcagtcaaTTATCACAAGTTTAGGTATCCATCTcaggttctgagttcaagccctgcattgggctgtaTGCTGaatgtagagcctacttaaatatggggcgcctggatggcttagttaaacgtctgcctttggcttgggtcatgatcctagggtcctgggattgagtgccttgtctccctgctcagtgggaatcctgctgctgcttctccctgctgcttgtgcttgCTCGTGCGTGCActtactctaaaataaaatcttaaaaaatgtttaagtaaataAACGTAAAAGTTAGAAGAAAATCTGCTGAGGCTCTTAAGAGACATGAACTTGGAACTATTAACAGTGGTTCTGGGTAAGTGAGGGGTGGCTTTAGTACTTTTTTGGAATTTTAAGCCATGGGTGTAAATTACCTATTTAAAAggattgagggcagcccgggtggctcagtggtttagcgccaccttcagcccaggacctggtcctggagacccgggatggagtcccacgtcaggctccctgcatggagcctgcttctccctctgcctgtgtctctgcatatctctctctgtgtgtgtctctcatgaataaataaataaaatctttaaataaataaataaataaataaataaataaataaataaataaataaatgattgataaACTTTAgggacgtctgagtggctcagcgattgccttgggctcagggtgtgatcctggattccgggAATcagaatcgagtcccccatcaggctccccagagggagcctgcttctccctctgcctgtgtctccacctctctctgtgtctctgatgaataaataaataaaatcagaaaaaaatgttttaaaggattAATAGACTCTAGAAGAAAGCCTTAAGAAGTTCTGTGGTCCATCAGGTAGAATGGCCCCTATggtattatatattatgtacaggcttgctttttttttttttttttttttttttaagatttcttttattcatgagagaggcaggttccctgtggggagcccgatgggggactctattccaggccccccgggatcacaccctgagcagaaggcagatgctcaacccctgagccacccaggcgtccctatatagGCTTTcttatggatatatattttttaaagatgtatttgtttattcatgagagacagactgagagaggcagagacaggcagatagagaagcaggctcctagcagggagcccgatatgggattctatcctggatcccaagatcacaacctgaatcacAGGCCAgcacccaactgctgagtcacccaggcatcccttttacggcttttttttttattttttatttttttaagatttttatttattcatgagagactcagagagagaggcaggctccatatagggagccggacgtgggactcaatcctgggtctccaggatcatgccctgggctgaaggcggtgctaaaccgctgagccaccctggctgcccatcTCTTACAGATATTTAGAGTAGATTATGACTCCCggtttttgtccattttttctttttctggaagttCTTTGTAACACCCAACTAAGATTTTAAACCAGTCAGAAATAATATTGGTACTGTAGAACTTAAGTTCTAGCAGGTTAAAAGATCTAGCTTAGGAATGTACagtttaggggcagccccggtggctcagcggtttagcgccaccttcagcccaggatgtgatgatcttggagacccaggatcaaggcccacgtcaggttccctgcatggagtctgctactctctctgcctgtgtctctgcctctctctctctgtgtcttccgtgaataaataaataaaatctttaaaaaataaaaaaaattaaaaaaaggaatgtacaGTTTAGAGAAGTTTTTAGAGAACCTAATTCCAGCCTTAAATTTTTTAGTCTTACCTGGCAATTTTATCAGCcagatgagcattttttttttaattttttttttaaatttatttatgatagtcacagagagagagagagagagagagagaggcagagacacaggcagagggagaagcaggctccatgcaccgggagcctgacatgggattcgatcctgggtctccaggatcgcgccctgggccaaaggcaggcgccaaaccgctgcgccacccagggatcccccagatgagcatttttatttttctgcttcttttgtcTTAGTTGTTCACTTGCTCGGCCCCATTTCCAGGTTGATGGAAAGCAGAGTATAAAGTAAATGGTTGTATATTGTTTTCTCTGTGTGAACAGGACTTGAAAGAGGAGATTGATATCCGGCTATCCAGGGTTCAAGATATCAAGTATGAACCTCAGCTCCTTGCAGATGGTGATACAAGACTGCTACAGCTGGAAACCCAGGGAAATCAGAGTATGTGGCATGCTCTTGGAGGATGCTTCAGTGAGGAATCCCACAAGTTCAGAATTCCTTTGGTCTCCGAGCTGTTAGCATAGCTGCTAGCAATACCTGCATCTGTGGTTCCTCAGTTGCTGGGTATATTTCAGATACGGGGAGGCAACTTATTAGCTTGCTGGAGTTTGGGGAGTCTTCTGAGGGTTATATCTATGACCAGTCTCTTTCTTAACAGATTGCTACAACTATCTATACAGGATGAAAGCTCTGGATGCCATCCGTGCCTCTGGTAAGGGTTATCCAACAGGATAGTCAGAATTCTGAAAGCCCacctggggaagagggaggaaccCACTTTATAGATACTAGAATTTGTCCTTTCTGTACATCATTGGCTAGGAGGAATTTCCTAGAGTTTGAGAGTACTAGGTTATTATTTTGTCTAAGGAAATGATGGAGGCACGTTATTTCTTCAGTaagtgaattttgtttttgtttttttttttgtttttttttaagattttatttattcattcatgagagacacacagagaggcagagacacaggcagagggagaaacagggtccatgcaggaagcctgatgtgggactcaatcccgagtctccaggatcagaccctgggctgaaggcggtgctaaaccgctcagatacccgggctgcccttgttttgtttCATGAACTGGATTGGATGGTGGTGATTTGCTTGTTTTTCCACCAAAAAAAGGTGATCTCTGCTTTTTCAGTAAGACCAAGATAAATGgttattaggttttttttaattctatgacCATTGTCAAATATGCTTCATCTCTGCTAAAACCTGGTTTTGGGAGGGGGggttgttgtggggtttttttgtttgttttttaaagattttacttatttattcatgagagacacagagggggagagggcagcccaggtggctcagtggttcagtgccgccttcattcagcccagggcttgatcctggagacccgggatcgagtccctgcatggagcctgcttctccctctgcctgtgtctctgccgccctctctctctttctgtgtttctcatgaataaataaataaaatctttaaaataaataaacaaacagggggagagagggaggcagagacacaggcagagggagaagcaggctccacgcagggagcccgacgtgggactcgatcccgggtctccaggagcaggccctgggctgaatgaaggcagcactaaaccgctgagccacctgggctgcccgtaaAACATGGTTTATATTATAGAGCCAGGATGAGCGAGTAGGAGGGTAAATTAGAGACACTGTTGTGTACCTTTGGTGTAGGTTATAACACAGGTTATAGCTGTGTTGTCACCACCAAATGACCACTCAGGTATAGCTCTATGAGTCTGGTCTTCATTCTATTAGAATTTTCCTCTAATTCACTCATTGGACCCATTTCTTAACTTGGGTGATAACTAGGAAGACTAATAAATGGGGGAAGGGTTATCATTATCTATTATCCCCACAGAGATACCATTTCACGCTGAAGGCAGGCATCCCCGTTCCTTAATGGGCAAGAATTTCCGCTCCTACCTGCTAGATCTTCGGAACACTAGTACTCCTTTTAAGGGTGTACGCAAAGCCCTCATTGATACCTTGCTGGATGGCTATGAAACAGCCCGCTACGGGACAGGGGTAAGAGGGATGGCCACTTTTTCCTTCAGGGACCTAAAGGGATACCGCAACCTGAGGGGGGTCTCACTCTTCCTTCATCTTTCCTCAGGTCTTTGGCCAGAGTGAGTACCTGCGCTACCAGGAGGCCCTGAGTGAGCTTGCCACCGTGTAAGTGTGGCGGAGACTATGTCGTTGGGGCTGGTTGGAGAGTGCTGctatgccccccacccccagcgagGTGCCCTTCCTAAGCAGTGGTAACAAAATCACCATGATGAGCTGCCAggtcctgcctctccctcacagCTGAGAGCATGTGCTTCTCTACAAGCTTAGAGAAGGGGAAGCCTCTCCTACTCTAGTGCCTTCTcctgtttttgtggttttgttttttggactAGCTCAGTAAAATAGTGAACTGTCAGAATTGGTGTAACATTTATACCAATAAAGGGAATAAAGTTATTTAGTATAGAGATTCCTTCTCTTCTAGGGTTCCAGTGtcatcttttttaatttcttggtcTGATAAAAGTAACAGCTCAGTGCCATCTATTTTTATTAGCACTTAAACAGCATTGGGAACCCTGTCAGAAACTAAGGGCATCACTGTAGTAGTATCAGCTGTTGAGTGTGTGTTACAGGATTCACGACTTTTGTCtggcatagttttatttttttaaaggttttatttattcaagagagacacagagtgggaaccccgggtggctcagcagtttagcaccaccttcagtccaaggtctgatcctagagacccaggattgagtcccgtgtcaggctccctgcatggagcctgcttctccctctgcctgtgtctcttcccccgccctccccctctgtctttcatgaataaataaaatctttaaaaaaaaaaaaaagagagagagaagcaggtcccctgtggggagcctgatgtgggactcaatcccaggacactggatcacgccatgagctgaaggcagacactccacccctgagccacccagacgtcccacaTCTGGCATAGTTTTAAATGTGCACTAACAGTAGCTTCATGGTGGTGTTTATGCAAATTTCAAAAGGGTGGGAAGGGAAAACCAATGTAGAATAAAGTTAGTTACCAGCCTTGAAAAGAACCACCTCTGTTTTCTGCTGTGTTGAATATGGCTCTTTCTCAAAAGAGGAGTATATCTATCCTTTCTTATCTATGTCCTTAAAAAGAAACTGCCTTGTTCCAAAAGCTAAAGGTCCAGTAAAAACTGCTCAAAACAGGAGTAAAAGTGAGCAGGGAAGAGGGTGAGGAAGGGGGCTTAGTCCGGAAGTCACTCAAAGGAGCCTATTTGAGTACCTTCTGCTTCTACTCATCTGGGGTCCCTAGATTTATCGAATTCATAAGGACAGGAAGGAGATGGTGGatgccaggagctggagggtTAGGGTTTAATGGGAACAGAGCTTCAGTTTTGCAGCATGAGAAGAGCTCTGGAGACGGATGGTAGAGATGACTGCACAGCcaatgaatgtatttaatgctgctgaactgtaaaaatttaaaactgattaaggaaaaaaaatgaagataaaactggTTAAGGTAGtaaatgtgtgtattttaccacagttttgTTGAAAATTCAGTCCTGGGCGTGGGGgcacacatgggtggctcagtaatataagtgtccgactcttgttTTTGGGTCCGGTcaggagattgagtcccatgcaggtgtcaggctctgcacttagcagggagtttgcttgagattctccatcTCGCTCTGCTCTTCACCCCTGTATGTGTgcacattctcttttctctttttctctcaaataaataagtctgtcttttgtttgttttttgttttattcagtccTTGGGGttcctggcaggctcagttggtagagcatgcgacttgTCATCTTGGaaccatgagttcaagccccaccttgggcttagagcttaaaaaataaaaagtggtacctggctggcccagttggaagaacatgtgactccttttttggggttttgttttgttttaagatttatttgaaagagaaaaacagtacaagtgggaggggcagagggagggaatctcaagctgactccctgctgagcatggagcccaaagaggggtgtatcccaggaccctgagatcatgacctgagccaaaaccaagagtcttgactgccacccaggcaccccaagcacatgattcttgatcttggagttgtgagttcaagccccatggtagGTATAAAGATcactttaataaactttaaaaaaaaattcagtccttGATTGCTGGTTTCTAGAAATTTTCAGTGAGTCTAGTGAAGAGGATAGGCGCTGAAACCTGGCAAACTTAGATTTGCACTCCAACCCTGTCACTTGATAGCTTTGGGACCTCAGGCCGTTTCCTAACCTGGAAAATGGGGATGTTACCACCATTTAGAGATACTGGGATATCAGTAAATTAGATGTTGGTAAAACACCAAATTTAATATCCTAACATGTCCTAAGTACTCAGTAGCTGCTCCTGttcttattttttggtgttgagttttcaAAGGACTGTTTTTGGACTGGGAATATATTAGTGGCATACATGCATTAGAGGAATCGGCAGaacttaaagttttctttaaataactttttttttttaagattttatttattaatgagagacacaggcagagggagaagcagacttcatgcaaggagcctgatgtgggactcaatccaggtctccaggatcaggccctggactgaaggcggtgctaaaccgctgagccaaccgggctgccctaaagttttctttatagtgagaggaagaaaatgttgagccaggggcagccccagtggcgcagcggtttagcgccgcctgcagcccagggtgtgatcctggagacccgggattgagtcccacgttgggttccctgcatggagcctgcttctctctctgcctgtgtctctgcccccctctctctctctgtgtctctataaataaataaaatcttttaaaaaaaaaatgttgaggcaGGGACTCAGTGGGAAAATTGGTTTCTCTGTTACTTCCAAGCTATCAGATGGGATTTTAGTAACTAGTTTTTAGATGGGATGGGATCAGTTGTGGCTATAGCTACGTTTATATAGAATGGACAAGCTTTGAATTGTACTCTTGTGCTAGTCCTTGTTCTGTCCTCGACCTGCCCTCTCTGTATTCTCCAGGGTCAAAGCACGAAGCGGGAGCTCTCAGAGACAGCACCAGTCAGCAGCCAAAGATCTAACCCAGTCTCCTGAAGTCTCCCCGACAACCATCCAGGTGACATACCTCCCCTCCAGTCAGAAGAGTAAACGTGCCAAGCACTTCCTGGAGTTGAAAAGTTTTAAGGACAACTATAACACTTTGGAAAGTACACTGTGACTGCCTGATGGACGCTGCTGCTGCTGGCAGGGCCAGTGGCCTCGGGTCATCTGGCTTGTGGGCCCAGGTCAGCTGAAGTGCCACCGTGTCCAGCACTTTTAGGGTTCATTCCTAGAGAATCGTTCTTCAGCCTGTTCTTACAGTCAGTTTCAGAGAGTCAggactttattttcctttggtaGTACTTTTTCCTGGAGTTGAATTCAGATGTTTTTCTTAATGTTCCATTAATGCTTCCTTAAAAATCCTCACTTGGTTTTGATTATAGTTCAtttgcccttctttttttccattttccagactATAAATAATCCTGAGTGAGAGTTGGGGTGGTTGGGCTTGGTGTCTTCCATGTCTACCCCTTCATGCACAGCTGAATGGGGACCATTTGGGTTTGAGCTCTCTTAGAGGTGATTGGCAGGAAAGACAGACACGAACTAGTGGGGAGGTCTCGTGAGGCCGTGGGATCAATGTGGAGTGGCTTGCCTGGTTCTCCACTTAAACTGGTGTGTGGGGAAACATTAACACAACCTCCCTGACATGCAAGGATTTGCCCTTGTGCTTTCTTTCCATActgtcttgaataaatgaaaagggaATGTTGGCACCTATCCTAATCCCATCCCCCCACTTACTTGGGGTGCTTATGGGACAGTGAAGAAATGTCAGACCAACGTATGGTTCTG carries:
- the C7H1orf43 gene encoding protein C1orf43 homolog isoform X1 produces the protein MASSSNWLSGVNVVLVMAYGSLVFVLLFIFVKRQIMRFAMKSRRGPHVPVGHNAPKDLKEEIDIRLSRVQDIKYEPQLLADGDTRLLQLETQGNQNCYNYLYRMKALDAIRASEIPFHAEGRHPRSLMGKNFRSYLLDLRNTSTPFKGVRKALIDTLLDGYETARYGTGVFGQSEYLRYQEALSELATVVKARSGSSQRQHQSAAKDLTQSPEVSPTTIQSFQRVQGFKKMVDRWRNSHTRCMWQMTLSQRRNLYATLRMQDTMGQELALANKQLLMVRQAALHQLFAKEHRQYKQELSQMGKAFYVERL
- the C7H1orf43 gene encoding protein C1orf43 homolog isoform X2 → MASSSNWLSGVNVVLVMAYGSLDLKEEIDIRLSRVQDIKYEPQLLADGDTRLLQLETQGNQNCYNYLYRMKALDAIRASEIPFHAEGRHPRSLMGKNFRSYLLDLRNTSTPFKGVRKALIDTLLDGYETARYGTGVFGQSEYLRYQEALSELATVVKARSGSSQRQHQSAAKDLTQSPEVSPTTIQVTYLPSSQKSKRAKHFLELKSFKDNYNTLESTL